The following proteins are co-located in the Chaetodon trifascialis isolate fChaTrf1 chromosome 14, fChaTrf1.hap1, whole genome shotgun sequence genome:
- the rpap1 gene encoding RNA polymerase II-associated protein 1, producing MLRRPKPTDSEADLLREQERFLTSGAPSAASVVRRPDKRRGEAGGEGGEPTGEDEGRQRDVVTIEDLPDQLPSLTPAPPKKSRFKASRVTFEDEDAGQRLDRHDTHISAVLSRIVERDTSSTPVSLPALTGLAFPKVLHRSETSSRVPLSSAGGRKSIFACEIAAQRVKEGKTPLHCAPVAAQTPETSMDTDQCNAAGDQPAEVSGPRLVSGQGLTGPDSSGETMRIHMENQAKLQGMSQSEILQEQKKLVSQLDPRLVEFVRSRKAQSVPSSASPSKHPQGKSSKENFTLESVSRESGSCSAAVHFQKAQEVEMEGDEEEEEELPPPAAVTEKNLPVKPQKEWVHMNNLEREKLEWIGDLPAPRRKGTKKAMQARFDFAGTLIPPTEDLPTHLGLHHHGEEPERAGYSLQELFLLARSQIIQQRNLALSTLANILSKARAGEYLSVLKGSVTSTLLDAGLLFLLRFALDDGVEGVMSAAVHALKALLVCAEDEECLDCTFSWFRGLASFPLLPSAQMEEDEEDEGLPESMRETAEEKEERKSDHDVSRRDVVKGLLKMKLLPRLRYILEVVRPSPPVVQDVLEILTRIARHSSSSATQVLDCPRLMETVLSEFLPASWTAPPPAIPQSVYGLPLASTMKLLRVLATAGRHACARLLNSLGVRERLSHLLSAEPSELLLEPTEAVRITTEAYRLWAVAAGYGQACKLYIDLYSGLAKALQSVHRVLDPSDPLLPLQLQRVLALLSLLTQVTHTAGCHQELQAGLVSSQGEECPPPPPVSWGHVTGLQASLLGQLKGFVKSLDSPVQKESSLAVIPAYLAYLEAYYHQLSRQSCFKPVETLQELELLTSEVLLPLLSHHVVQGLIKNLKSSSVVCNVQSGHLGPESIPSLPGLACTGWRDRPGLVVPSSPFPLLTGLGLLLGTITAIHKGLSCKFSGLLLSEPVIAYLRSCSQATPTLSHTRAWLLRHEHHLLYLLLQLAHRLVPFEPLVAKHASLYHQVALVLLPWLLPGSEYLAHELLSTIIFSKDFISEAHSGGPEAVELGELRLQEKMQHHTSPSLQTVGALLREACVQLASIRGCFLTHLAHLEPSVLTSRDALLGRNPWISSHLLPELTGPTVPSDWPFLPLVSLYERTGVSDGGGLAVEELPQGALQAVSHCLQWLLLLEVWREEALKVIPPVAKLARLSCVFLCSSDLFLERPVQRLTWGLFRLLTRQSRLDSLDLNVPPPGLASFQDLYSALLTQYEAVSFGDRLFGCWVLLPLQRRYSASMRLAVFGEHVGMLRSLGVTVEQLSVPIERFTSPPEDSLALLRLYFRSLVTGTLKPRWCPVLYVVALSHVNSFIFSQDAAAQEVEAARLSMLRKIHYLTDEVLRNHILLFRLPQQHSEFGFDMYDQLPPIRAKRLEGVLRLQDSSVDKGD from the exons ATGTTGCGGCGCCCCAAGCCAACTGACTCTGAGGCAGACCTCCTGAGAGAGCAGGAGCGGTTTCTGACCTCCGGTGCCCCGTCTGCAGCCAGTGTGGTCCGCCGACCTGACAAGAGGAGAGGCgaggctggaggagaaggaggggagcCTACTGGGGAGGATGAAGGAAGACAGAGGGATGTTGTCACCATCGAAG ATCTTCCAGACCAGCTCCCGTCTTTGACACCAGCCCCTCCGAAGAAGTCTCGTTTTAAAGCCAGTCGTGTCACCTTCGAGGACGAGGATGCTGGGCAGAGGCTGGACAGACATGACACTCACATCAGTGCTGTTCTCTCCAGGATTGTT GAGAGAGACACCAGCTCTACTCCAGTATCTCTACCAGCACTTACAGGATTGGCTTTCCCCAAAGTATTGCACCGCTCAGAAACCAGCAGTCGG GTGCCACTGTCTTCAGCTGGTGGAAGGAAGAGTATCTTTGCGTGTGAGATTGCAGCTCAGAGAGTAAAGGAAGGAAAGACACCTTTACACTGCGCACCTGTAGCTGCTCAGACACCTGAGACCAGTATGGATACAGACCAGTGCAATGCTGCAGGTGATC AGCCAGCTGAGGTCTCAGGTCCCAGACTGGTCTCTGGTCAGGGGCTTACGGGCCCAGATAGCTCAGGAGAGACCATGAGGATCCACATGGAGAACCAGGCTAAGCTTCAGGGAATGTCTCAGTCTGAGATACTGCAAGAGCAGAAGAAACTCGTATCTCAGCTTG ATCCTAGACTGGTGGAGTTTGTTAGATCTCGCAAAGCCCAGAGTGTCCCGTCCTCTGCGTCCCCATCCAAACACCCCCAGGGCAAAAGCAGCAAGGAAAACTTTACTCTTGAAAGTGTGAGCAGAGAGTCAGGCTCCTGCAGCGCTGCTGTGCACTTTCAGAAAGCCCAAGAAGTGGAGatggaaggagatgaggaggaggaggaggaactgccACCACCAGCTGCTGTGACAG AGAAAAATCTGCCGGTGAAGCCTCAGAAGGAATGGGTCCACATGAATAACCTGGAGCGAGAGAAGCTGGAATGGATTGGAGACCTGCCTGCACCCAGAAGGAAAGGAACTAAGAAG GCTATGCAGGCTCGGTTTGACTTTGCGGGGACCTTGATTCCACCCACTGAGGATCTGCCCACCCACTTAGGCCTGCACCACCACGGAGAGGAGCCTGAG CGGGCAGGTTACTCCCTGCAGGAACTCTTCCTGCTGGCTCGCAGTCAGATCATCCAGCAGAGGAATCTGGCCCTCAGTACTCTGGCCAACATCCTCTCAAAG GCACGTGCTGGGGAGTACCTGTCTGTTCTGAAAGGAAGCGTGACGTCCACTCTGCTCGACGCCGGCCTGCTCTTCCTGCTCCGCTTCGCGCTGGACGACGGCGTGGAAGGCgtgatgtctgcagctgtgcatgCACTGAAAGCCCTTCttgtgtgtgcagaggatgaA GAGTGTTTGGACTGCACCTTCTCCTGGTTTCGCGGCCTGGCCTCCTTCCCCCTGCTGCCGTCTGCTCAgatggaggaagatgaggaggatgaagggcTACCTGAAAGTATGAGGGAAACCgctgaggagaaggaagagaggaagagcgatCATGACGTGTCCAGGCGGGATGTTGTCAAG ggtCTGTTAAAGATGAAACTGCTTCCCAGGCTGCGTTACATCCTTGAGGTGGTCCGACCGTCTCCTCCAGTGGTCCAGGACGTCTTGGAGATCCTGACTCGTATCGCTCGGCACTCGTCCTCCTCTGCCACCCAG GTGCTTGACTGTCCTCGTTTGATGGAGACGGTGTTGTCAGAGTTTCTTCCCGCTTCCTGGACTGCGCCACCGCCAGCCATTCCTCAGTCTGTTTATGGACTCCCGCTGGCCAGCACCATGAAGTTGTTGAGAGTATTGGCTACAGCTGGCAGACATGCCTGTGCCAGACTG TTAAACTCTCTTGGAGTGAGGGAGCGTCTGTCTCATCTGCTGAGCGCTGAGCccagtgagctgctgctggagccgaCCGAGGCCGTCAGGATCACCACTGAGGCCTACAGGCTGTGGGCTGTGGCAGCCGGATACGGACAGGCCTGCAAGTTATACAT AGACCTGTACTCAGGCTTAGCGAAGGCCTTACAGTCAGTCCACAGGGTCCTGGACCCCTCAGATCCCCTGttgcctctgcagctgcagcgcgTCCtagctctgctgtctctgctcacacaggtcacacacacagcgggCTGTCATCAGGAGCTACAGGCCGGCCTGGTCAG CTCTCAGGGAGAAGagtgccctcctcctcctccagtgtcTTGGGGTCACGTCACAGGGTTGCAGGCATCCCTGTTGGGCCAGTTGAAGGGCTTTGTGAAGAGCCTTGATAGTCCAGTCCAGAAAGAGAGCAGCCTGGCTGTGATACCAGCCTACCTGGCCTACCTAGAAGCTTACTACCATCAGCTCTCCAGACAG AGCTGCTTCAAGCCAGTAGAGACGCTTCAAGAACTGGAGCTGCTGACGTCAGAGGTCCTCCTTCCCTTGCTGTCCCACCATGTTGTTCAGGGCCTGATAAAGAACCTAAA GTCTTCCTCAGTAGTGTGTAATGTCCAGTCTGGTCATCTGGGCCCAGAATCCATTCCTAGCCTCCCTGGCTTGGCCTGCACAGGATGGAGGGACCGTCCGGGGTTGGTCGTCCCCAGCTcccccttccctctcctcacagGCCTGGGGCTCCTCCTGGGAACAATCACGGCCATCCACAAAGGTCTCAGCTGCAAG TTCTCTGGCCTCCTCCTGTCAGAACCTGTGATCGCTTACCTGCGAAGTTGCAGCCAGGCTACGCCCACCTTGTCTCACACCAGAGCCTGGCTTCTCCGTCATGAGCACCACCTCCTTtatctgctgctccagctggcGCACAGACTT gtTCCTTTTGAGCCACTTGTAGCCAAGCATGCCTCTCTGTACCACCAGGTGGCGCTGGTTCTGCTGCCCTGGTTATTACCAGGCAGCGAGTACCTGGCACATGAACTGCTGTCCACCATCATCTTCAGCAAGGACTTCATATC AGAGGCCCACAGCGGAGGACCTGAGGCTGTGGAACTGGGAGAGCTGAGACTCCAAGAGAAAATGCAACACCacacctccccctctctccagaCTGTCGGAGCGCTCCTGAGAGAAGCCTGCGTCCAGCTGGCATCCATACGAGGCTGCTTCCTCACTCACCTGGCCCACCTGGAGCCGTCCGTGCTGACGTCCCGAGACGCTCTGCTCGGCCGCAACCCCTGGATCAGCTCCCATCTCCTCCCAGAGCTCACTGGACCCACCGTGCCGTCAGATTGGCCTTTCCTCCCCCTCGTCAGCCTGTATGAGCGAACGGGGGTGTCCGACGGTGGAGGGTTAGCGGTGGAGGAGCTCCCACAGGGGGCTCTGCAGGCGGTGTCCCACTGTTTgcaatggctgctgctgctggaggtctgGAGGGAGGAAGCACTAAAG GTGATCCCTCCTGTTGCCAAGCTCGCCCGCctctcctgtgtgtttctgtgttccaGTGACTTGTTCCTGGAGAGACCTGTTCAGAGACTGACCTGGGGTCTGTTCAGACTGCTGACTAG GCAATCCCGGCTGGACTCTTTGGATCTAAACGTCCCTCCTCCAGGTCTCGCCTCCTTCCAGGACTTGTACTCTGCTCTTTTGACCCAGTATGAAGCTGTGTCCTTTGGAGACCGGCTGTTTGGCTGCTGGGTCCTGTTACCCCTGCAGAGGAGGTACAGTGCCAGCATGAGGCTGGCTGTGTTTGGAGAACATGTGGGGATGCTGAGGTCACTGGGAGTCACTGTGGAACAG CTCTCCGTTCCAATCGAGCGCTTCACGTCTCCCCCTGAAGACTCCCTCGCTCTCCTCCGTCTCTATTTCCGCTCTTTGGTAACAGGGACCCTCAAGCCTCGGTGGTGTCCTGTCTTGTATGTGGTCGCCTTGTCTCACGTTAACTCCTTCATCTTCTCACAGGATGCTGCCGCACAG GAGGTTGAAGCTGCTCGACTTAGCATGCTGAGGAAAATCCACTACCTGACTGACGAG GTGTTGAGGAACCACATACTGCTCTTCCGCCTGCCACAACAGCATTCAGAGTTTGGCTTCGATATGTATGATCAGTTGCCTCCCATTAGGGCGAAACGTTTGGAGGGCGTCCTGAGACTGCAGGACAGCAGCGTTGACAAAGGAGACTGA